Proteins encoded within one genomic window of Cyprinus carpio isolate SPL01 chromosome A15, ASM1834038v1, whole genome shotgun sequence:
- the LOC109065241 gene encoding huntingtin-interacting protein 1-like, with amino-acid sequence MDRVKSSMQQVPNPIPKVLSRRTGGANSLEVEKENFERSQAVSINKAINTQEVAVKEKHARTCILGTHHEKGAHTFWLAVNRLPLSSNAVLCWKFCHVFHKLLCLNASSVSRSPQVIKDSMRHKADLNDMSRMWGHLSEGYGKLCSIYLKLLITKMEFHIKNPRFPGNLQMSNRQLDEAGENDVNNFFQLTVEMFDYLDCELNLFLGVFSSLDMSRSVSVTAAGQCRLAPLIQVILDSSHLYDYTVKLLFKLHSCLPADTLQGHRDRFQEQFKKLKSLFYRSSNLQYFKRLIQIPQLPENPPNFLRASALSEHISPVVVIPVESSSPESEHVVETEDLVDTDIPPLPSTVDTKFDDLFGTSAATDPFNFNSQNGMRKDEKDRLIEQLTAELQAVKEELESFRLESGRLCQALRGRVNELEAELAEQTHLKQQALGESEFLRVELDDLRRVKEDTEKEQRSLSEIERKAQANEQRYTKLKEKYTELVQSHADLLRKNAEVTRQMTVARAAQDEVENVKKEMQDRLKAAQDATSQQEKTQLEQLQALQAELMSSRSELETLKSTVTSSQQTNEQLGTRLSALEAEKAGLMETVSQKEAELASLGVELERVQSSLSNERESGVKATEALQNQLNEKESREQSLESELVSLRWAALRAALEEAGRIVQDCLNQLEDPAHISCTSSADYLVSRCQVALDCVERLQSARDGFVSDNTDVSGLVRAVTQFAHLVGDVIMQGSATSHMVPVEQADALADYVKACGAEALALLCQLKEQESVGTADCSRLRAALDTVMALGEKLRPRGLELQQGELGDLVEQEMSATSAAVESAAARIEEMLNKSRAVDTGIKMEVNERILASCTDLMQAIKVLVLSSKDLQRDIVESGRGAASMKEFYAKNSRWTEGLISASKAVGWGATMLVDAADQVVQGTGKFEELMVCSHEIAASTAQLVAASKVKADKDSPNLSRLRQASKGVTQATAGVVASTKSGKSQIEDTETMDFSAMTLTQIKRQEMDAQVLVLELETRLQKERERLGELRKKHYELAGVAEGWGGEEEGTG; translated from the exons GCAGTGAGCATCAACAAAGCCATCAACACACAGGAGGTTGCCGTCAAAGAGAAGCATGCTAGGA CGTGCATATTGGGCACACATCATGAGAAGGGGGCTCACACCTTCTGGCTTGCTGTCAACCGCCTTCCCCTTTCCAGCAATGCAGTGCTCTGCTGGAAATTTTGCCACGTCTTCCACAAGCTGCT CTGTCTTAACGCTTCCTCTGTCTCTCGGTCACCTCAGGTCATTAAGGACTCCATGCGGCACAAGGCTGACCTGAACGACATGAGCAGGATGTGG ggTCATTTGAGTGAAGGATACGGCAAGTTGTGCAGCATCTACCTCAAACTGCTCATAACCAAAATGGAGTTTCACATCAAA AATCCTCGTTTCCCAGGCAACCTTCAGATGTCAAACAGACAGCTTGATGAGGCGGGTGAGAACGACGTCAATAATTT CTTCCAGCTGACAGTGGAGATGTTTGATTACTTGGATTGTGAGCTGAACCTTTTCTTGGGCG TGTTCAGCTCGTTGGATATGTCTCGCTCCGTGTCGGTGACAGCAGCGGGTCAGTGTCGTCTGGCCCCTCTTATCCAGGTCATTCTGGACTCTAGTCATTTGTACGACTACACTGTCAAACTGCTCTTCAAACTCCACTCCT GTCTGCCAGCAGATACTCTGCAGGGCCACAGGGATCGCTTCCAGGAGCAGTTTAAGAA GCTGAAGAGTCTGTTCTATCGCTCCAGTAACCTGCAGTATTTCAAGAGACTGATTCAGATCCCACAACTTCCTGAG AATCCGCCAAACTTCCTGCGGGCGTCAGCCCTCTCCGAGCACATCAGTCCAGTGGTGGTGATTCCGGTGGAGTCTTCATCCCCTGAGAGTGAACATGTAGTAGAGACAGAAGACCTGGTGGACACGGACATCCCTCCTTTACCG aGTACTGTGGACACCAAATTTGACGATCTCTTCGGCACCTCGGCCGCTACAGACCCATTCAACTTCAACAGTCAGAACGGAATGCGCAAAGATGAGAA AGACCGTTTGATTGAGCAGCTCACAGCGGAGCTGCAGGCCGTGAAAGAGGAGCTGGAGTCCTTCAGATTGGAG AGTGGCCGTCTGTGTCAAGCGCTACGGGGGCGTGTAAACGAGCTGGAGGCGGAGCTTGCGGAGCAGACTCACCTGAAGCAGCAGGCGTTGGGTGAGAGCGAGTTCCTGAGGGTGGAGCTAGACGACCTGCGCAGGGTCAAAGAAGACACCGAGAAAGAGCAGCGCAGCCTGAGCGAAATCGAGA gaAAAGCACAAGCTAATGAGCAACGCTACACCAAATTAAAGGAGAAATACACAGAGCTGGTCCAGAGCCATGCTGACCTGCTGAGGAAG AATGCTGAGGTGACGCGTCAGATGACGGTGGCCCGTGCCGCCCAGGACGAGGTGGAGAATGTGAAAAAAGAGATGCAGGACAGATTGAAAGCCGCTCAGGATGCTACCAGTCAGCAG GAGAAGACTCAGTTAGAGCAGCTTCAAGCTCTACAAGCCGAGCTCATGTCCAGCAGATCTGAACTAGAGACCCTGAAGAGTACCGTCACCTCCTCCCAACAG ACGAACGAGCAGCTAGGTACTCGGCTGTCTGCTCTAGAGGCTGAGAAGGCGGGGCTTATGGAGACTGTATCTCAGAAGGAGGCGGAGCTGGCCAGTTTGGGGGTGGAGTTAGAGCGTGTGCAGAGCAGTCTGTCCAATGAGAGGGAGAGTGGTGTGAAAGCTACTGAGGCCCTGCAGAACCAACTCAATGAGAAG GAGAGTCGTGAGCAGTCTCTGGAGAGCGAGTTGGTCTCTCTGCGCTGGGCGGCTCTGCGAGCAGCTCTGGAGGAGGCGGGAAGGATCGTACAGGACTGCCTGAATCAGCTAGAGGACCCCGCACACATAAGCTGCACCAGTTCAGCCG ATTACCTGGTGTCCAGGTGCCAGGTGGCTCTGGACTGCGTGGAGAGGCTGCAGTCGGCCAGAGACGGCTTTGTATCAGATAACACAG ATGTGTCTGGACTGGTGCGGGCGGTGACTCAGTTCGCTCACCTGGTGGGCGATGTCATCATGCAGGGCAGCGCCACCTCCCACATGGTGCCGGTGGAGCAAGCTGACG CATTGGCAGACTACGTGAAGGCGTGTGGCGCGGAGGCCCTGGCGTTGCTCTGCCAGCTCAAGGAGCAGGAGTCTGTGGGGACGGCAGACTGCAGCCGGCTGAGGGCGGCACTGGATACCGTGATGGCCTTGGGCGAG AAGTTGCGTCCTCGGGGTCTGGAACTACAGCAAGGGGAGCTGGGAGATCTGGTGGAGCAGGAGATGTCAGCCACATCGGCAGCTGTGGAGTCAGCCGCCGCCAGGATTGAG GAAATGCTCAATAAGTCCAGGGCGGTTGACACTGGAATCAAAATGGAAGTCAATGAAAG GATCTTGGCATCGTGCACAGATCTCATGCAGGCCATCAAAGTGTTGGTGCTGTCCTCCAAAGACCTGCAGAGGGACATCGTGGAGAGCGGCAGG GGGGCCGCATCTATGAAGGAGTTCTACGCCAAGAATTCCCGATGGACAGAAGGTCTCATTTCCGCCTCCAAGGCAGTAGGTTGGGGTGCAACCATGTTGGT TGATGCAGCTGATCAGGTGGTGCAAGGCACGGGCAAGTTTGAGGAGCTGATGGTGTGTTCACATGAGATCGCCGCCAGCACAGCTCAGCTGGTCGCAGCATCCAAG GTGAAAGCAGACAAGGACAGTCCAAACCTTTCCCGTCTTCGGCAGGCCTCCAAAGGAGTCACCCAGGCCACCGCGGGAGTCGTGGCATCTACCAAGTCTGGCAAGTCTCAGATCGAGGACACAG AAACGATGGACTTTTCCGCAATGACACTGACTCAGATCAAGAGGCAAGAGATGGACGCACAG GTGCTGGTGCTGGAGCTGGAGACCCGACTGCAGAAAGAGAGGGAGCGACTGGGTGAGCTGAGGAAGAAGCATTACGAGCTCGCTGGCGTCGCAGAGGGCtggggaggagaggaagagg GAACGGGTTGA